In Streptomyces nojiriensis, one genomic interval encodes:
- the efeB gene encoding iron uptake transporter deferrochelatase/peroxidase subunit produces MSESESAAQPQPEQQAVGESSTAPSRRAVLGWGGAGFALGAAAAGGAVSAFGSGPDMVSAASSGASVPFHGEHQAGIASAVQDRLHFAAFDVKTKDREELVKLLKEWTVAARLMTAGLPVGEGGFGGLPEAPPDDTGEALGLKASRLTLTIGFGPGLFAKGRFGLEGKRPEALVDLELFPGDNLDPARSGGDLCVQACADDPQVAVHAIRQLARIGFGKVAVRWSQLGFGKTSSTTPDEQTPRNMMGFKDGTRNISGTDKAALDKHVWVGAGDGSDWLTGGSYLVARRIRMNIETWDRTPLQEQEDIFGRDKGEGAPVGKSKEREEPFLKAMKPEAHVRLAHPDTNNGATILRRGYSFTDGTDGLGRLDAGLFFLAYQRDVRKGFIPIQRNLAKSDGLNEYIQHVGSAVFAVPPGVRDKDDWWGRTLFA; encoded by the coding sequence ATGAGCGAGTCGGAGTCGGCGGCGCAGCCGCAGCCGGAACAGCAGGCGGTCGGCGAGTCCTCGACCGCGCCCTCACGACGCGCGGTGCTGGGCTGGGGCGGGGCCGGGTTCGCGCTCGGCGCCGCCGCGGCCGGCGGTGCGGTGTCGGCCTTCGGGAGCGGCCCGGACATGGTGTCGGCGGCGTCCTCCGGGGCGTCCGTGCCGTTCCACGGCGAGCACCAGGCCGGTATCGCCAGCGCCGTGCAGGACCGCCTGCACTTCGCGGCCTTCGACGTGAAGACGAAGGACCGCGAGGAACTGGTCAAGCTCCTCAAGGAGTGGACGGTGGCGGCCCGGCTGATGACGGCCGGTCTGCCGGTCGGCGAGGGCGGCTTCGGCGGCCTCCCGGAGGCCCCGCCGGACGACACGGGCGAGGCGCTGGGCCTGAAGGCCTCCCGGCTCACCCTGACCATCGGCTTCGGGCCGGGCCTGTTCGCCAAGGGCCGGTTCGGGCTGGAGGGCAAGCGCCCCGAGGCGCTGGTGGACCTGGAGCTGTTCCCCGGCGACAACCTGGACCCGGCCCGCTCCGGCGGCGACCTGTGCGTCCAGGCCTGCGCCGACGACCCGCAGGTCGCCGTGCACGCGATCCGCCAGCTGGCCCGCATCGGCTTCGGCAAGGTCGCCGTGCGCTGGTCGCAGCTCGGCTTCGGCAAGACCTCGTCGACCACCCCCGACGAGCAGACCCCGCGCAACATGATGGGCTTCAAGGACGGCACCCGGAACATCTCCGGCACCGACAAGGCCGCCCTGGACAAGCACGTGTGGGTCGGCGCGGGCGACGGCAGCGACTGGCTGACCGGCGGCTCGTACCTGGTGGCGCGCCGGATCCGGATGAACATCGAGACCTGGGACCGCACCCCGCTCCAGGAGCAGGAGGACATCTTCGGCCGCGACAAGGGCGAAGGTGCCCCGGTCGGCAAGTCCAAGGAGCGCGAAGAGCCGTTCCTGAAGGCGATGAAGCCGGAGGCGCACGTGCGCCTCGCGCACCCGGACACCAACAACGGTGCGACGATCCTGCGCCGCGGCTATTCCTTCACCGACGGCACGGACGGACTGGGCCGCCTGGACGCGGGCCTGTTCTTCCTGGCCTACCAGCGCGACGTCCGCAAGGGCTTCATCCCGATCCAGCGCAATCTGGCCAAGTCCGACGGCCTCAACGAATACATCCAGCACGTGGGTTCGGCCGTCTTCGCCGTCCCGCCGGGCGTCCGCGACAAGGACGACTGGTGGGGCCGGACGCTGTTCGCGTAG
- a CDS encoding GNAT family N-acetyltransferase — MRVIGYAEADLPAGPARQVAELEARVWPGSTPGHDPALHPRTMLLVDAVGTVIAALSLLYKPIPLADRTYRAAGLSSVVTLPELRGRGCGARLVAAARAELAADPAVDLALFSCDRPLAAFYEAAGFDVLPGTVLVGGTPEDPLATDEPGFDKVVLAAFFTDDPGRDRAAFTGVRVPLHPGNTDRLW; from the coding sequence ATGAGGGTGATCGGATATGCCGAGGCGGACCTGCCCGCGGGCCCGGCCCGGCAGGTTGCCGAGCTGGAGGCGAGAGTGTGGCCCGGCTCCACGCCCGGCCATGACCCGGCGCTCCACCCGAGGACGATGCTGCTCGTGGACGCGGTCGGCACGGTGATCGCCGCGCTGTCGCTGCTGTACAAGCCGATTCCGCTCGCGGACCGCACGTATCGGGCCGCCGGACTCAGTTCCGTGGTCACCCTGCCGGAGCTGCGCGGCCGGGGATGCGGAGCGCGGCTGGTGGCGGCGGCCCGCGCCGAGCTGGCGGCCGACCCGGCCGTGGACCTGGCGCTGTTCAGCTGCGACCGGCCCCTGGCGGCCTTCTACGAGGCGGCCGGCTTCGACGTGCTGCCCGGCACGGTCCTGGTGGGCGGGACCCCCGAGGATCCCCTGGCCACCGACGAACCCGGCTTCGACAAGGTGGTGCTCGCGGCCTTCTTCACGGACGACCCGGGCCGGGACCGCGCCGCCTTCACGGGCGTCCGCGTCCCGCTCCACCCCGGAAACACCGACAGGCTGTGGTGA
- a CDS encoding Bcr/CflA family multidrug efflux MFS transporter, with amino-acid sequence MSERGPATAASHDSSPDSPSAPTATAPLTAARRTGLLVTFVLGGLTALPPLSMDMYLPALPQVTDALHSPAATIQLTLTACLAGMALGQLVIGPMSDKWGRRRPLLIGMVVYVLATAICALAPTTELLISFRLLQGLAGAAAIVIARAVVRDLYDGDEMARFFSTLMLISGAAPIIAPLIGGQVLRFADWRGVFVVLTVVGTVLTLMVWRGLGETLPPERRHTGGVGSALRTMRGLLGDRVFAGYTLTGGFSFAVLFSYISASPFVVQEIYGASPQAFSLLFGLNSVGLILVGQINGKLLVGRVRLDKVLGVGLAVVLAAAVSLLLMSTGVFGEVGLTPIAAALFVLMSAMGVVLPNTNAQALMRTPHAAGSASALLGTSSFLIGAIASPLVGIAGEDTAVPMALVQLVCALLAVSTFLGLCRPWQTTSAQSGPAGV; translated from the coding sequence ATGTCGGAGAGAGGCCCCGCGACGGCCGCCTCGCACGACTCGTCGCCCGATTCGCCCTCTGCCCCCACCGCCACAGCGCCCCTGACGGCCGCCCGCCGTACGGGCCTTCTGGTCACCTTCGTGCTCGGCGGGCTCACCGCCCTCCCCCCGCTTTCCATGGACATGTACCTGCCGGCCCTGCCGCAGGTCACCGACGCCCTGCACAGCCCTGCCGCGACCATCCAGCTCACCCTCACGGCCTGCCTCGCCGGCATGGCCCTGGGCCAGCTCGTCATCGGCCCGATGAGCGACAAGTGGGGCCGCCGCCGGCCCCTGCTCATCGGCATGGTCGTCTACGTCCTGGCCACCGCGATCTGCGCGCTCGCCCCGACCACCGAGCTGCTGATCTCCTTCCGGCTGCTCCAGGGCCTGGCCGGCGCCGCCGCGATCGTCATCGCCCGGGCCGTCGTACGCGACCTGTACGACGGGGACGAGATGGCCCGCTTCTTCTCCACCCTGATGCTCATATCCGGGGCCGCCCCGATCATCGCCCCGCTCATCGGCGGCCAGGTGCTGCGCTTCGCCGACTGGCGCGGGGTCTTCGTCGTCCTCACCGTCGTCGGCACGGTCCTCACCCTGATGGTCTGGCGCGGCCTCGGCGAGACCCTGCCGCCCGAGCGGCGGCACACCGGCGGCGTCGGCTCGGCCCTGCGGACCATGCGCGGGCTGCTCGGCGACCGCGTCTTCGCGGGCTACACCCTGACCGGCGGCTTCTCCTTCGCCGTGCTCTTCTCCTACATATCCGCCTCGCCGTTCGTGGTGCAGGAGATCTACGGGGCCTCGCCCCAGGCCTTCTCCCTGCTCTTCGGGCTGAACTCCGTCGGCCTGATCCTCGTCGGCCAGATCAACGGCAAGCTGCTGGTGGGCCGGGTCCGCCTGGACAAGGTGCTGGGCGTCGGGCTCGCGGTGGTCCTGGCCGCCGCGGTGTCGCTGCTGCTGATGTCGACCGGAGTGTTCGGGGAGGTCGGGCTGACCCCGATCGCCGCCGCCCTGTTCGTCCTGATGTCGGCCATGGGCGTGGTGCTGCCGAACACCAACGCGCAGGCCCTGATGCGGACCCCGCACGCGGCCGGATCGGCCTCCGCGCTGCTCGGCACCTCCTCGTTCCTGATCGGCGCGATCGCCTCGCCGCTGGTGGGCATCGCGGGCGAGGACACGGCGGTGCCGATGGCACTGGTCCAGCTGGTCTGCGCCCTCCTCGCCGTGAGCACCTTCCTCGGCCTGTGCCGCCCGTGGCAGACCACATCCGCCCAATCCGGCCCCGCCGGCGTTTGA
- the efeO gene encoding iron uptake system protein EfeO — protein sequence MRPARLTVIAAASVAAALTAVTGCSQKSDAGGNDAIKVAASDSACDVSKTEFPAGKVQFDVENKGAKVTEVYVLFPDARIVTERENIGPGTKASITAEIKAGEYEIVCKPGMKGDGIKQKVKVTGKGAAEEKRSPEADAAVAAYRAYVVTQAEETLPKAQAFADAVKAGDIEGAKKLYATSRIGWERTEPVAESFGDIDPKVDVREDGLEAGQDLEKDWTGWHRLEKALWADNKIGDREKQLADTLITDLTDWQKKVGQAEITPTSIANGAKELLDEVATGKVTGEEERYSRTDLVDFKANVEGAQKAYELLKPIASKNDPELVKQLDTQFAALNTLLDKYRADQTTYEFTSYDKVGEPERKELSDGVNALAEPLSKLAAAVTK from the coding sequence ATGCGCCCCGCCCGCCTCACTGTCATCGCCGCGGCCTCCGTGGCGGCCGCACTGACCGCCGTCACCGGCTGCTCCCAGAAGAGTGACGCGGGCGGCAACGACGCGATCAAGGTGGCTGCGTCCGACAGTGCCTGCGACGTGTCGAAGACGGAGTTCCCGGCCGGCAAGGTGCAGTTCGACGTCGAGAACAAGGGCGCCAAGGTCACCGAGGTCTACGTCCTCTTCCCCGACGCCCGCATCGTGACCGAGCGCGAGAACATCGGCCCCGGCACCAAGGCCTCCATCACCGCCGAGATCAAGGCGGGCGAATACGAGATCGTCTGCAAGCCCGGCATGAAGGGCGACGGCATCAAGCAGAAGGTCAAGGTCACCGGCAAGGGTGCCGCCGAGGAGAAGCGCAGCCCCGAGGCGGACGCCGCGGTCGCCGCCTACCGCGCGTACGTGGTCACGCAGGCCGAGGAGACCCTCCCCAAGGCGCAGGCCTTCGCGGACGCGGTGAAGGCCGGTGACATCGAGGGCGCGAAGAAGCTCTACGCCACCTCGCGCATCGGCTGGGAGCGCACCGAGCCGGTCGCCGAGTCCTTCGGCGACATCGACCCGAAGGTGGACGTCCGCGAGGACGGCCTGGAGGCCGGCCAGGACCTGGAGAAGGACTGGACCGGCTGGCACCGCCTGGAGAAGGCCCTGTGGGCCGACAACAAGATCGGTGACCGGGAGAAGCAGCTCGCCGACACCCTGATCACGGACCTGACCGACTGGCAGAAGAAGGTCGGCCAGGCGGAGATCACCCCGACCTCGATCGCCAACGGCGCCAAGGAGCTCCTCGACGAGGTCGCCACCGGCAAGGTCACCGGTGAGGAGGAGCGCTACTCGCGCACCGACCTCGTCGACTTCAAGGCCAACGTCGAGGGTGCGCAGAAGGCGTACGAGCTGCTCAAGCCGATCGCGTCGAAGAACGACCCGGAGCTGGTCAAGCAGCTCGACACCCAGTTCGCGGCCCTGAACACCCTTCTGGACAAGTACCGCGCCGACCAGACCACCTACGAGTTCACCTCGTACGACAAGGTCGGCGAGCCGGAGCGCAAGGAGCTCTCGGACGGCGTGAACGCGCTCGCCGAGCCGCTCTCCAAGCTCGCCGCCGCGGTCACCAAGTAA
- the efeU gene encoding iron uptake transporter permease EfeU — MFGNYLIGLREGLEASLVVCILVAYLVKTERRDALRPVWLGIAIACGISLAFGAMLEFGTQELTFEAQELLGGTLSIVSVGLVTWMVFWMKRTARHLKADLHGKLDTALAMGTGALVATAFLAVGREGLETALFVWASVRASGEGSSAPLIGVLLGIATAIALGYLFYRGTLKINLAKFFRWTGAMLVVVAAGVLAYGVHDLQEARFLGGLGDKAFDISQTIPPDSWYGTLLKGVFNFQPDPTVLQLSVWLLYLVPVLTLFLLDRGRPAAAPQVRPADSDSTPAG, encoded by the coding sequence GTGTTCGGCAACTATCTGATCGGCCTGCGCGAGGGGCTGGAGGCCAGTCTGGTCGTCTGCATCCTCGTCGCCTACCTGGTGAAGACCGAGCGCCGGGACGCCCTGCGTCCCGTGTGGCTGGGCATCGCGATCGCCTGCGGGATCTCCCTCGCCTTCGGCGCGATGCTCGAATTCGGCACCCAGGAGCTCACCTTCGAGGCGCAGGAGCTGCTCGGCGGCACCCTGTCGATCGTCTCCGTGGGTCTGGTGACGTGGATGGTCTTCTGGATGAAGCGCACCGCGCGGCATCTGAAGGCCGATCTGCACGGCAAGCTGGACACGGCGCTGGCCATGGGCACCGGGGCGCTGGTGGCCACCGCCTTCCTGGCCGTCGGCCGGGAAGGCCTGGAGACGGCGCTGTTCGTGTGGGCGTCGGTACGGGCGAGCGGCGAGGGTTCCTCGGCTCCGCTGATCGGTGTGCTGCTGGGCATCGCCACGGCGATCGCCCTGGGGTACCTCTTCTACCGGGGCACGCTGAAGATCAATCTGGCGAAGTTCTTCCGGTGGACCGGCGCCATGCTGGTGGTCGTGGCCGCGGGTGTGCTCGCGTACGGGGTGCACGACCTCCAGGAGGCCCGTTTCCTGGGCGGCCTGGGCGACAAGGCCTTCGACATCAGCCAGACGATCCCGCCGGACAGCTGGTACGGCACCCTGCTCAAGGGCGTCTTCAACTTCCAGCCCGACCCGACCGTCCTCCAGCTCTCGGTGTGGCTGCTGTACCTGGTCCCCGTGCTGACGCTGTTCCTGCTCGACCGTGGCCGCCCGGCGGCCGCGCCGCAGGTGCGGCCCGCGGACTCGGACTCCACGCCCGCGGGCTGA
- a CDS encoding FecCD family ABC transporter permease — protein MLTAALVGTLALLALLSAGVGAYDIPLTDVLASVRHHLGLGGAPLDRVGESVLWNVRLPRVVLALLVGASLGCAGALMQGVFGNPLAEPGVIGISAGAAVGAVAAIGLGLSFFGNWTITVCAFIAGLITVSSVYLLSRNGGKTEVVTLILTGIAVNAFAGALIGLFVFFADSGQVNQITFWQLGSLAQATWPKVLAVLPCAVAGLVIAPLYSRRLDLLSLGERPARHLGIDVERLRLSLILVVALLTAAAVAVAGVITFIGLLVPHLLRMANGPGHRFLVPGSALAGAVVLVAGDLAARTLAQPAELPLGVLTALLGSPFFFWLLRRTRRKQGGWA, from the coding sequence CTGCTCACCGCCGCCCTCGTGGGGACGCTCGCCCTCCTCGCCCTGCTCTCCGCAGGAGTCGGCGCGTACGACATCCCCCTCACCGACGTCCTCGCCTCCGTCCGGCACCACCTCGGCCTCGGCGGAGCCCCCCTCGACCGGGTCGGCGAGAGCGTGCTGTGGAACGTCCGGCTCCCCCGCGTCGTGCTCGCCCTGCTCGTCGGCGCCAGCCTCGGCTGCGCGGGCGCGCTCATGCAGGGCGTCTTCGGCAACCCCCTCGCCGAGCCCGGCGTCATCGGCATCTCGGCCGGCGCCGCCGTCGGCGCGGTCGCCGCCATCGGCCTCGGCCTCAGCTTCTTCGGCAACTGGACCATCACCGTCTGCGCGTTCATCGCGGGCCTGATCACCGTCAGCTCGGTGTACCTCCTCTCCCGCAACGGCGGGAAGACGGAGGTCGTCACCCTCATCCTCACCGGCATCGCCGTCAACGCCTTCGCCGGCGCCCTCATCGGCCTGTTCGTCTTCTTCGCGGACAGCGGACAGGTCAACCAGATCACCTTCTGGCAGCTCGGCTCCCTCGCCCAGGCCACCTGGCCCAAGGTCCTCGCCGTCCTGCCCTGCGCCGTCGCCGGCCTCGTGATCGCCCCCCTCTACTCCCGCCGCCTCGACCTCCTCTCCCTCGGCGAACGCCCGGCCCGCCACCTCGGCATCGACGTCGAGCGGCTGCGCCTCTCCCTCATCCTGGTCGTCGCGCTGCTCACCGCCGCCGCCGTCGCCGTGGCCGGCGTCATCACCTTCATCGGGCTGCTCGTCCCGCACCTGCTGCGCATGGCCAACGGCCCCGGGCACCGCTTCCTGGTCCCCGGCAGCGCCCTCGCCGGCGCCGTCGTCCTGGTCGCGGGCGACCTGGCCGCCCGTACCCTCGCCCAGCCCGCCGAGCTCCCGCTCGGCGTACTGACCGCACTGCTCGGCAGCCCCTTCTTCTTCTGGCTGCTGCGCCGCACCCGCCGCAAGCAAGGAGGCTGGGCGTGA
- a CDS encoding PhzF family phenazine biosynthesis protein → MTDTEVLRYTAFSHDPDGGNPAGVVLDAAGLDERAMLEIAAGLGYSETAFLTAPPEGFGGEEGRSFTVRYFSPKAEVPFCGHATVATAIALGERIGPGELLLATRAGTVPVSVTSEGGQLRATLTSVEPHTEEIGAADLAEALAALDWPEADLDPAFPPAIAYAGARHLVIGARTRARLADLAYDFARLEALMRRLDLTTVQLVHRAGPAEFHVRNPFPVGGVVEDPATGAAAAAFGAYARERGLVPADAVLTLHQGADMGRPGVLTVELRAGDPRVRVGGEGVRIP, encoded by the coding sequence ATGACCGACACCGAGGTACTGCGCTACACGGCCTTCTCCCACGACCCGGACGGCGGCAACCCCGCCGGGGTCGTGCTCGACGCCGCCGGACTGGACGAGCGCGCCATGCTGGAGATCGCCGCCGGGCTGGGCTACAGCGAGACGGCGTTCCTGACGGCCCCGCCCGAGGGGTTCGGCGGCGAGGAGGGCCGGTCCTTCACCGTGCGCTACTTCAGCCCGAAGGCGGAGGTCCCCTTCTGCGGGCACGCGACCGTGGCCACGGCCATCGCGCTGGGGGAGCGGATCGGGCCGGGCGAACTCCTGCTCGCCACCCGCGCGGGGACCGTACCGGTGTCCGTCACCTCCGAGGGCGGGCAGCTGCGGGCCACGCTCACCAGCGTCGAACCGCACACCGAGGAGATCGGCGCGGCGGACCTCGCCGAGGCACTGGCCGCGCTGGACTGGCCCGAGGCCGACCTGGACCCGGCGTTCCCGCCCGCCATCGCCTACGCCGGAGCCCGGCACCTGGTGATCGGCGCCCGCACCCGGGCCCGGCTCGCCGACCTGGCCTACGACTTCGCCCGGCTGGAGGCCCTGATGCGGCGCCTGGACCTCACCACGGTCCAGCTGGTGCACCGGGCCGGCCCGGCGGAGTTCCACGTACGCAACCCCTTCCCGGTGGGCGGCGTGGTCGAGGACCCCGCCACGGGAGCGGCCGCGGCCGCCTTCGGCGCGTACGCCCGCGAGCGCGGCCTGGTCCCGGCGGACGCCGTGCTCACCCTCCACCAGGGAGCGGACATGGGCCGCCCCGGGGTGCTCACCGTGGAACTGCGCGCCGGTGACCCCCGGGTCAGGGTGGGCGGCGAGGGCGTCCGCATCCCGTGA
- a CDS encoding heme/hemin ABC transporter substrate-binding protein encodes MNTPRSPEPQSDDQDGAFVPTPAASHRFPRLAVAVAALALALTACGGTATTPGSSAPAAAAVPDRLEPLPAPQPALPVTVPSADGTQVTIASADRIVPLSGSLNEIVHTLGLGNQVVARDITATFEQAAQLPVVTRGHDVSAESVLSLRPTLVVAETTSGPAEAVQQIRDAGIPLLVIAPAKGLDDVPKRIDAVAAALGVKEAGTQLNQRTADRIATVRRDIPVASGKKPRVAFLYLRGTASVYLLGGSDSGASSLLEAAGAVDTGKDSGLGKDFTPITSEALAAAAPDAILVMSKGLESVGGIDGLVKIPGVAQTPAGMDRRVVTVDDGVLLNYGPRTDQVLSSLVTQLYGRLR; translated from the coding sequence ATGAACACCCCCCGGTCTCCAGAACCTCAGTCGGACGATCAGGACGGTGCCTTCGTGCCTACGCCCGCCGCGTCACACCGCTTTCCCCGTCTCGCAGTTGCCGTGGCAGCACTGGCACTCGCACTGACGGCCTGCGGAGGTACGGCCACCACCCCGGGCTCATCCGCCCCCGCCGCAGCCGCGGTCCCGGACCGGCTGGAACCGCTCCCGGCGCCACAGCCCGCCCTGCCGGTCACCGTGCCCTCGGCCGACGGCACGCAGGTCACGATCGCGTCCGCGGACCGGATCGTCCCGCTGAGCGGCAGCCTCAACGAGATCGTCCACACGCTGGGCCTCGGCAACCAGGTCGTCGCCCGGGACATCACGGCCACCTTCGAACAGGCCGCCCAGCTGCCGGTGGTGACACGCGGCCACGACGTCTCCGCCGAGAGCGTCCTGTCCCTGCGCCCGACCCTCGTCGTCGCGGAGACCACCAGCGGCCCCGCGGAAGCGGTTCAGCAGATCCGCGACGCCGGCATCCCGCTCCTGGTCATCGCCCCCGCCAAGGGGCTGGACGACGTCCCGAAGCGCATCGACGCCGTGGCCGCCGCGCTCGGCGTGAAAGAGGCCGGCACGCAGCTGAACCAGCGCACCGCCGACCGGATCGCCACCGTCCGCAGGGACATCCCGGTCGCCTCCGGCAAGAAGCCCCGGGTGGCCTTCCTCTACCTGCGCGGCACCGCCTCCGTCTACCTGCTGGGCGGTTCGGACTCCGGCGCCTCCTCACTGCTGGAGGCGGCCGGCGCGGTCGACACCGGCAAGGACTCCGGACTCGGCAAGGACTTCACCCCGATCACCAGCGAGGCCCTGGCGGCCGCCGCGCCCGACGCGATCCTCGTCATGTCCAAGGGCCTCGAATCGGTCGGCGGCATCGACGGCCTGGTGAAGATCCCGGGCGTCGCCCAGACCCCGGCCGGCATGGACCGCCGGGTGGTCACGGTCGACGACGGCGTCCTCCTCAACTACGGCCCCCGCACCGACCAGGTCCTCTCCTCCCTGGTCACCCAGCTCTACGGCCGCCTGCGGTGA
- a CDS encoding heme ABC transporter ATP-binding protein, with amino-acid sequence MTGKLTGLLTRSRRTVPARPAPGDVVAESVDLHLRLGQREVLAGIDLTARAGEVLALVGPNGAGKSTLLGALAADLPAASGVIRIDGRPVGDWSAPDLALRRSVLPQSAALSFPFPVEDVVRMGRAPWAGTPLAEADEEAVALAMAATEVADFAARPFSALSGGERARVALARVLAQRAPLLLLDEPTAALDLRHQELVLRICRERAAAGDAVVVVLHDLGLAAAYADRAAVLHDGRIAADGPPAEVFEGELLSRVYRQPVEVLPHPRTGAPLVIPVRA; translated from the coding sequence GTGACCGGCAAGCTGACCGGGCTGCTCACCCGCTCCCGCAGGACCGTCCCGGCCCGCCCCGCCCCGGGCGACGTGGTCGCCGAGTCCGTGGACCTGCACCTGCGGCTCGGGCAGCGCGAGGTCCTCGCCGGGATCGACCTGACCGCCCGGGCCGGCGAGGTGCTGGCGCTGGTCGGCCCGAACGGTGCCGGCAAGTCCACGCTGCTGGGCGCACTCGCCGCCGACCTGCCCGCCGCCTCCGGAGTGATCCGGATCGACGGCCGCCCGGTGGGCGACTGGAGCGCCCCGGATCTCGCCCTGCGCCGCTCCGTACTTCCCCAGTCGGCCGCGCTGTCGTTCCCCTTCCCGGTGGAGGACGTCGTACGGATGGGCCGCGCGCCCTGGGCCGGCACCCCGCTCGCCGAGGCCGACGAGGAGGCGGTGGCGCTCGCCATGGCCGCCACCGAGGTCGCGGACTTCGCCGCGCGGCCCTTCTCCGCCCTCTCCGGCGGCGAGCGGGCCCGGGTCGCGCTGGCCCGCGTACTGGCCCAGCGGGCCCCGCTGCTGCTGCTCGACGAGCCGACCGCCGCCCTCGACCTGCGCCACCAGGAGCTCGTGCTGCGCATCTGCCGGGAGCGGGCGGCGGCCGGGGACGCGGTCGTCGTCGTCCTGCACGACCTGGGGCTGGCCGCCGCCTACGCGGACCGGGCCGCCGTCCTGCACGACGGGCGGATCGCCGCGGACGGCCCGCCGGCCGAGGTGTTCGAGGGCGAGCTGCTGAGCCGGGTCTACCGGCAGCCGGTGGAGGTCCTCCCGCACCCCCGCACCGGGGCCCCGCTGGTGATTCCGGTACGGGCCTGA
- a CDS encoding SDR family oxidoreductase, translating into MDESTKKIAVVTGAGSGIGRSVALTLAAAGWAVAVAGRRTEPLQETAAAAGKAADVLCVRADVGDPDDVTALFESVRARYGRLDLLFNNAGTFGPGGVPLEDLTYEAWRSVVDVNLTGAFLCAQAAFRQMKRQDPQGGRIINNGSISAHVPRPNSIAYTATKHAMTGLTKSLSLDGRPYRIACGQIDIGNAATDMTERMQTGILQANGQLAVEPVMDAADVARTVLHMAELPLEANVQFATVMATSMPYIGRG; encoded by the coding sequence ATGGACGAAAGTACGAAGAAGATCGCCGTGGTGACCGGCGCCGGCTCAGGGATCGGCCGCTCCGTGGCGCTGACCCTGGCCGCCGCGGGCTGGGCCGTGGCCGTGGCCGGCCGCCGCACCGAGCCGCTGCAGGAGACCGCCGCGGCCGCCGGGAAGGCCGCCGACGTGCTGTGCGTCCGGGCGGACGTGGGCGACCCGGACGACGTCACTGCGCTGTTCGAGTCGGTCCGGGCCCGGTACGGGCGCCTCGACCTGCTCTTCAACAACGCGGGCACCTTCGGACCGGGCGGAGTCCCGCTGGAGGACCTCACCTACGAGGCCTGGCGCTCGGTCGTCGACGTCAACCTCACCGGCGCCTTCCTCTGCGCGCAGGCCGCCTTCCGGCAGATGAAGCGGCAGGACCCGCAGGGCGGCCGGATCATCAACAACGGCTCCATCTCGGCGCACGTGCCGCGCCCGAACTCCATCGCCTACACCGCGACCAAGCACGCGATGACCGGCCTGACCAAGTCCCTGTCGCTGGACGGGCGGCCCTACCGGATCGCCTGCGGCCAGATCGACATCGGCAACGCGGCGACCGATATGACCGAGCGGATGCAGACCGGCATCCTCCAGGCCAATGGTCAGCTGGCCGTCGAGCCGGTGATGGACGCCGCCGACGTGGCCCGCACGGTCCTGCACATGGCGGAGCTCCCGCTGGAGGCGAACGTGCAGTTCGCGACGGTGATGGCGACCTCGATGCCGTACATCGGCCGCGGCTGA